A segment of the Catenuloplanes nepalensis genome:
CCGTGGACGGTGTCCCGCACGGCCTGGTGCAGGCGAAGATGGAGCCCGGCAACATCAACACGTTCCAGCTCTCGCCGACCGTGCAGGCGACCCGCAGCAACTACACGCGGGTGCACCGGGGCAGCCGGACGAAGTACCTGGAGTACTTCACCGAGGCGCGTCCCGGCAGCGTGCTGGCCGACGTGCTGCAGTCCGAGCAGGGGTCCTGGTTCCTGCGCAAGCGTAACCGCAACATGATCGTCCAGGTGGACGAGTCGGTGCCCGCCGCGGACGGGCACCACTGGATGCCGCTGGCCGAACTGCGCGGCCTGCTGCGGGTCGACGGATTGGTCAACATGGACACCCGGACGGTGCTGTCCTGCATGCCGGCCGCGTTCTTCGCCGCCGACCGGGATCTGCCCTCCGGTGACACGGCCGCGGCGCTGATCCGGTCCATCAGCGGCGCCGGCACGCCGCTGCACAGCGCGGAGACCGTGCTGAGCTGGTTCACCGCCGCCAAGAGCCGGCACGAGCTGGCGGTGCGCCGGGTGCCGCTGCGGCAGCTGCCCGGCTGGCACCACACGCCCGACGAGATCGCGCACGACGACGAGAAACACTTCAGCATCATCGGCGTCAGCGTCCGGACCGACGACCGGGAGGTCAGCGAGTGGCACCAGCCGCTGCTCTACCCGAGCGGGCAGGGAGTCGTGGCCTTCGTCGTGAAGGAGATCGACGGGGTGGCGCACCTGCTGGTCCACGCGCGGTACCAGGCGGGCCTGCTGGACGCGATGGAGATGGGGCCCACGGTCCAGTGCAACCCGGGCAACTACCCGGGCGGCGCGCCGGCGTTCCTCGACTACGTGCGGCACGCGCCGGCCGACCGCGTGCTGTACGACGCGATCCTGACCGAGGAGGGCGGCCGCTTCTACCGCTCGCAGAACCGGTACCTGCTGGTGGACGCGGGTGACGACGTGTCGGTCGAGGTGCCGGACGAGTTCTGCTGGGTGACCGCCCACCAGCTCTCCGGCCTGCTGCGGCACGGCTACTACGTCAACGTCGAGGCCCGCAGCCTGCTGGCCTGCCTGCACAGCCTGTGGTGACCGCCGTGCCGGAACCGACCCCGACCGTACGCCCGGTCCGCATCGGCCTGCTCGGCTGCGCGGACATCGCCCGGCGCCGCACCC
Coding sequences within it:
- a CDS encoding NDP-hexose 2,3-dehydratase family protein; amino-acid sequence: MTSADLDTQGAATTLLPGAGAEFRSWFAGRTRATTCRVTRTPLAELPGWSIDDATGNLTHDSGRFFTIEGLHVRTSYGPVGEWSQPIINQPEIGILGLLVKTVDGVPHGLVQAKMEPGNINTFQLSPTVQATRSNYTRVHRGSRTKYLEYFTEARPGSVLADVLQSEQGSWFLRKRNRNMIVQVDESVPAADGHHWMPLAELRGLLRVDGLVNMDTRTVLSCMPAAFFAADRDLPSGDTAAALIRSISGAGTPLHSAETVLSWFTAAKSRHELAVRRVPLRQLPGWHHTPDEIAHDDEKHFSIIGVSVRTDDREVSEWHQPLLYPSGQGVVAFVVKEIDGVAHLLVHARYQAGLLDAMEMGPTVQCNPGNYPGGAPAFLDYVRHAPADRVLYDAILTEEGGRFYRSQNRYLLVDAGDDVSVEVPDEFCWVTAHQLSGLLRHGYYVNVEARSLLACLHSLW